One part of the Vitis riparia cultivar Riparia Gloire de Montpellier isolate 1030 chromosome 6, EGFV_Vit.rip_1.0, whole genome shotgun sequence genome encodes these proteins:
- the LOC117916386 gene encoding auxin response factor 4 isoform X1, with the protein MEIDLNHAVTEVEKHAFCNGDCDKASCVCCLSSSSSSSSASNSSASPDSSSIYLELWHVCAGRLTSLPKKGNVVVYFPQGHLEQAASSSPFPPMDISTFDLPPQIFCRVVNVQLLANKENDEVYTQVTLLPQPELAGINLEGKELEGLGVDEEGGGGSPTKSTPHMFCKTLTASDTSTHGGFSVPRRAAEDCFPPLDYKQQRPSQELVAKDLHGVEWRFRHIYRGQPRRHLLTTGWSIFVSQKNLVSGDAVLFLRGEGGELRLGIRRAVRPRNGLPESIIGNQNSYPNVLSLAANAVATKSMFHVFYSPRASHAEFVIPYQKYVKSITNPISIGTRFKMRYEMDDSPERRSSGVVTGIGDLDPYRWPNSKWRCLMVRWDDDIVSDPQERVSPWEIDPSVSLPPLSIQSSPRLKKLRTSLQATPPNNPINGGGGFLDFEESIRSSKVLQGQENVGFVSPLYGCDKVNRSLDFEMQNPSLASTGIEKANFCEFMRAPPTTYTGFLESDRFPKVLQGQEIGPLRSLAGKSDFNLGSWGKPSLGCNLFNMYQKPKPNFYPLASEGIRNMYFPYNDIYKGGQDPVMLSYASNFPRENVPFNPSSIRSGVIGTEVRKPNIPNEPKPPENISAPPNLETNLQHQKDDTFSGTAAGCKLFGFSLTGETPPNSQNSGKRSCTKVHKQGNLVGRAIDLSRLNGYGDLFSELERLFGMEGLLRDPDKGWQILYTDSENDMMVVGDDPWHEFCNVVSKIHIYTQEEVEKMTIGIISDDTQSCLEEAPVILDVSKSSSVGQPDSSPTVIRI; encoded by the exons ATGGAAATTGATCTGAACCATGCAGTGACTGAGGTGGAGAAGCATGCTTTCTGTAATGGGGATTGTGATAAGGCCAGTTGTGTTTGTTGCttgtcttcttcatcttcttcttcctctgcGTCTAACTCCTCTGCTTCTCCTGACTCTTCTTCAATCTATTTGGAGCTTTGGCATGTTTGTGCTGGCCGTCTCACCTCCCTCCCCAAGAAAGGGAATGTGGTTGTTTATTTCCCACAAGGTCACTTGGAACAAGCTGCCTCGTCCTCTCCTTTTCCACCCATGGACATTTCTACCTTTGATCTCCCACCCCAGATCTTCTGCAGGGTTGTGAATGTTCAACTTCTC GCTAATAAGGAGAATGATGAGGTCTATACACAGGTCACTTTGCTTCCTCAACCAGAG TTGGCAGGCATAAATTTAGAGGGCAAAGAGCTTGAAGGACTAGGGGTAGATGAGGAGGGGGGTGGAGGATCACCAACAAAATCAACCCCCCACATGTTTTGCAAAACTCTTACAGCTTCTGACACTAGCACCCATGGTGGATTCTCTGTTCCTCGTAGAGCTGCTGAAGACTGTTTCCCACCATTG GACTACAAACAGCAAAGACCCTCTCAAGAGCTTGTGGCTAAGGACCTACATGGAGTGGAGTGGAGATTCCGGCATATTTATAGAG GTCAGCCAAGGCGACATCTGCTTACTACAGGTTGGAGTATTTTTGTAAGCCAAAAGAATCTTGTTTCAGGGGATGCAGTGCTCTTTTTGAG AGGTGAAGGCGGAGAGCTGCGATTGGGAATTAGGAGGGCTGTTCGACCAAGAAATGGTCTTCCTGAGTCAATCATTGGTAACCAGAATTCATATCCCAACGTTCTTTCCCTGGCAGCTAATGCAGTAGCCACCAAGAGCATGTTCCACGTTTTTTACAGCCCAAG GGCAAGTCATGCAGAGTTCGTCATTCCCTACCAAAAGTATGTAAAAAGCATCACAAATCCAATATCTATCGGGACAAGATTCAAAATGAGATATGAAATGGATGATTCACCAGAAAGAAG GTCTAGTGGTGTAGTAACTGGAATTGGTGACTTGGATCCATATAGATGGCCCAACTCAAAATGGAGATGCTTGATG GTCCGATGGGATGACGATATTGTTAGTGATCCTCAAGAACGAGTTTCTCCATGGGAAATTGAtccttctgtttctcttccaccCTTGAGCATCCAGTCTTCCCCAAGGCTGAAGAAACTGCGGACCAGTCTGCAGGCAACCCCACCCAACAACCCTATCAATG GAGGGGGTGGGTTTTTGGACTTTGAGGAGTCTATAAGATCCTCTAAGGTCTTGCAAGGTCAAGAAAATGTAGGTTTTGTATCACCCCTCTATGGATGTGATAAGGTAAACCGTTCGCTGGATTTTGAGATGCAAAATCCAAGCCTCGCTTCAACTGGAATAGAAAAGGCTAATTTTTGCGAGTTTATGAGGGCTCCGCCCACCACTTACACAGGCTTTTTGGAATCTGATAGATTCCCAAAGGTCTTGCAAGGTCAAGAAATAGGCCCTTTGAGATCCCTGGCTGGAAAATCTGATTTCAATCTTGGTTCTTGGGGAAAACCCAGTCTTGGTTGCAACTTATTCAATATGTATCAGAAACCAAAGCCCAATTTCTACCCACTAGCTTCAGAAGGCATCAGAAACATGTATTTTCCTTACAATGACATCTACAAAGGTGGCCAAGATCCCGTAATGCTTTCTTATGCAAGTAATTTCCCAAGAGAAAACGTTCCATTCAATCCATCTTCTATCCGGAGTGGGGTTATCGGCACTGAAGTTAGAAAGCCAAACATACCAAATGAACCAAAGCCTCCGGAAAATATATCTGCTCCTCCCAATTTAGAGACCAATCTGCAACATCAGAAAGATGACACTTTTAGTGGAACTGCAGCTGGCTGTAAACTGTTCGGGTTTTCCTTGACTGGAGAAACTCCTCCAAACTCACAAAATTCTGGTAAGAGGAGTTGTACTAAG GTTCACAAGCAAGGCAACTTAGTGGGACGAGCCATTGATCTCTCAAGACTGAATGGTTATGGTGACCTGTTTAGTGAACTAGAGCGTTTGTTTGGTATGGAAGGCCTTTTACGAGATCCTGACAAAGGTTGGCAGATCTTGTATACTGATAGTGAGAATGACATGATGGTTGTTGGGGATGATCCATGGCA TGAATTCTGTAACGTCGTCTCCAAGATTCATATATACACCCAAGAAGAAGTGGAGAAGATGACCATTGGGATTATCAGTGATGATACACAAAGTTGCTTGGAAGAAGCTCCAGTGATACTGGATGTGTCCAAGTCTTCGTCGGTGGGCCAGCCAGATAGTTCTCCAACAGTGATTAGGATCTGA
- the LOC117916388 gene encoding isovaleryl-CoA dehydrogenase, mitochondrial codes for MMLRVFSARSLFRKDRLRAAFSTALLFDDTQIQFKESIAQFAQENIAPHASRIDRTNYFPEEVNLWKLMGDFNLHGITAPEEYGGLGLGYLYHCIAMEEISRASGSVALSYGAHSNLCINQLVRNGNPAQKQKYLPKLISGEHVGALAMSEPNAGSDVVSMKCKADRVDGGYILNGNKMWCTNGPIAQTLVVYAKTDITAHSKGITAFIIEKGMPGFSTAQKLDKLGMRGSDTCELVFENCFVPEENVIGQEGKGVYVMMSGLDLERLVLAAGPLGLMQACIDVVLPYVRQREQFGRPIGEFQFIQGKLADMYTSLQSSRSYVYSVARNCENGKIDPKDCAGVILCAAERATQVALQAIQCLGGNGYVNEYPTGRLLRDAKLYEIGAGTSEIRRMIIGRELFKEQ; via the exons ATGATGCTGAGGGTGTTTTCAGCGAGGTCTCTGTTCAGAAAGGACAGGCTTCGTGCTGCTTTCTCCACAGCTCTGCTCTTCGACGATACTCAGATACAa TTTAAAGAAAGCATTGCACAGTTTGCACAAGAAAACATTGCTCCTCATGCATCAAGAATAGATAGAACAAATTATTTCCCAGAG GAGGTTAACTTGTGGAAACTCATGGGGGATTTTAACCTACATGGAATTACTGCCCCAG AGGAATATGGTGGACTTGGGCTTGGTTATTTATATCACTGCATAGCAATGGAAGAAATTAGTCGTGCCTCGGGATCAGTTGCACTGTCATATGGTGCCCATTCAAATCTATGCATTAACCAGTTG GTGAGAAATGGGAACCCTGCTCAGAAACAGAAGTACTTGCCAAAg CTCATCAGTGGGGAGCATGTAGGAGCTCTTGCAATGAGTGAACCCAATG CTGGCTCTGATGTTGTTAGTATGAAGTGTAAAGCTGATCGTGTTGATGGGGGTTATATTTTAAATGGAAACAAGATGTGGTGCACCAATGGTCCAATTGCTCAGACACTG GTTGTTTATGCGAAAACGGATATTACAGCTCATTCAAAAGGAATTACAGCATTTATCATCGAGAAGGGAATGCCTGG ATTCAGTACTGCTCAGAAATTAGACAAACTTGGGATGCGAGGAAGTGACAC GTGTGAGCTTGTCTTTGAGAATTGCTTTGTTCCAGAAGAAAATGTTATTGGGCAGGAAGGGAAAG GAGTTTACGTAATGATGTCAGGGCTAGATTTGGAAAGGCTTGTTTTGGCAGCTGGGCCCCTTGGTCTTATGCAGGCATGTATAGATGTAGTTCTTCCCTATGTTCGGCAGAGAGAACAGTTTGGCCGTCCAATTGGAGAATTTCAGTTTATACAG GGGAAACTTGCTGACATGTATACTTCTTTACAGTCATCAAG ATCATATGTGTATTCTGTTGCGAGGAATTGTGAGAACGGAAAAATTGACCCAAAG GATTGTGCTGGAGTAATACTTTGTGCAGCTGAAAGAGCCACCCAAGTTGCTTTGCAG GCAATTCAATGTTTAGGTGGCAATGGGTATGTGAACGAGTACCCAACTGGTCGTCTTCTTCGAGATGCCAAACTGTATGAAATTGGGGCAGGGACAAGTGAGATTAGAAGAATGATTATTGGTCGGGAGCTCTTTAAGGAACAGTGA
- the LOC117916386 gene encoding auxin response factor 4 isoform X2, with the protein MEIDLNHAVTEVEKHAFCNGDCDKASCVCCLSSSSSSSSASNSSASPDSSSIYLELWHVCAGRLTSLPKKGNVVVYFPQGHLEQAASSSPFPPMDISTFDLPPQIFCRVVNVQLLANKENDEVYTQVTLLPQPELAGINLEGKELEGLGVDEEGGGGSPTKSTPHMFCKTLTASDTSTHGGFSVPRRAAEDCFPPLDYKQQRPSQELVAKDLHGVEWRFRHIYRGQPRRHLLTTGWSIFVSQKNLVSGDAVLFLRGEGGELRLGIRRAVRPRNGLPESIIGNQNSYPNVLSLAANAVATKSMFHVFYSPRASHAEFVIPYQKYVKSITNPISIGTRFKMRYEMDDSPERRSSGVVTGIGDLDPYRWPNSKWRCLMVRWDDDIVSDPQERVSPWEIDPSVSLPPLSIQSSPRLKKLRTSLQATPPNNPINGGGGFLDFEESIRSSKVLQGQENVGFVSPLYGCDKVNRSLDFEMQNPSLASTGIEKANFCEFMRAPPTTYTGFLESDRFPKVLQGQEIGPLRSLAGKSDFNLGSWGKPSLGCNLFNMYQKPKPNFYPLASEGIRNMYFPYNDIYKGGQDPVMLSYASNFPRENVPFNPSSIRSGVIGTEVRKPNIPNEPKPPENISAPPNLETNLQHQKDDTFSGTAAGCKLFGFSLTGETPPNSQNSGSQARQLSGTSH; encoded by the exons ATGGAAATTGATCTGAACCATGCAGTGACTGAGGTGGAGAAGCATGCTTTCTGTAATGGGGATTGTGATAAGGCCAGTTGTGTTTGTTGCttgtcttcttcatcttcttcttcctctgcGTCTAACTCCTCTGCTTCTCCTGACTCTTCTTCAATCTATTTGGAGCTTTGGCATGTTTGTGCTGGCCGTCTCACCTCCCTCCCCAAGAAAGGGAATGTGGTTGTTTATTTCCCACAAGGTCACTTGGAACAAGCTGCCTCGTCCTCTCCTTTTCCACCCATGGACATTTCTACCTTTGATCTCCCACCCCAGATCTTCTGCAGGGTTGTGAATGTTCAACTTCTC GCTAATAAGGAGAATGATGAGGTCTATACACAGGTCACTTTGCTTCCTCAACCAGAG TTGGCAGGCATAAATTTAGAGGGCAAAGAGCTTGAAGGACTAGGGGTAGATGAGGAGGGGGGTGGAGGATCACCAACAAAATCAACCCCCCACATGTTTTGCAAAACTCTTACAGCTTCTGACACTAGCACCCATGGTGGATTCTCTGTTCCTCGTAGAGCTGCTGAAGACTGTTTCCCACCATTG GACTACAAACAGCAAAGACCCTCTCAAGAGCTTGTGGCTAAGGACCTACATGGAGTGGAGTGGAGATTCCGGCATATTTATAGAG GTCAGCCAAGGCGACATCTGCTTACTACAGGTTGGAGTATTTTTGTAAGCCAAAAGAATCTTGTTTCAGGGGATGCAGTGCTCTTTTTGAG AGGTGAAGGCGGAGAGCTGCGATTGGGAATTAGGAGGGCTGTTCGACCAAGAAATGGTCTTCCTGAGTCAATCATTGGTAACCAGAATTCATATCCCAACGTTCTTTCCCTGGCAGCTAATGCAGTAGCCACCAAGAGCATGTTCCACGTTTTTTACAGCCCAAG GGCAAGTCATGCAGAGTTCGTCATTCCCTACCAAAAGTATGTAAAAAGCATCACAAATCCAATATCTATCGGGACAAGATTCAAAATGAGATATGAAATGGATGATTCACCAGAAAGAAG GTCTAGTGGTGTAGTAACTGGAATTGGTGACTTGGATCCATATAGATGGCCCAACTCAAAATGGAGATGCTTGATG GTCCGATGGGATGACGATATTGTTAGTGATCCTCAAGAACGAGTTTCTCCATGGGAAATTGAtccttctgtttctcttccaccCTTGAGCATCCAGTCTTCCCCAAGGCTGAAGAAACTGCGGACCAGTCTGCAGGCAACCCCACCCAACAACCCTATCAATG GAGGGGGTGGGTTTTTGGACTTTGAGGAGTCTATAAGATCCTCTAAGGTCTTGCAAGGTCAAGAAAATGTAGGTTTTGTATCACCCCTCTATGGATGTGATAAGGTAAACCGTTCGCTGGATTTTGAGATGCAAAATCCAAGCCTCGCTTCAACTGGAATAGAAAAGGCTAATTTTTGCGAGTTTATGAGGGCTCCGCCCACCACTTACACAGGCTTTTTGGAATCTGATAGATTCCCAAAGGTCTTGCAAGGTCAAGAAATAGGCCCTTTGAGATCCCTGGCTGGAAAATCTGATTTCAATCTTGGTTCTTGGGGAAAACCCAGTCTTGGTTGCAACTTATTCAATATGTATCAGAAACCAAAGCCCAATTTCTACCCACTAGCTTCAGAAGGCATCAGAAACATGTATTTTCCTTACAATGACATCTACAAAGGTGGCCAAGATCCCGTAATGCTTTCTTATGCAAGTAATTTCCCAAGAGAAAACGTTCCATTCAATCCATCTTCTATCCGGAGTGGGGTTATCGGCACTGAAGTTAGAAAGCCAAACATACCAAATGAACCAAAGCCTCCGGAAAATATATCTGCTCCTCCCAATTTAGAGACCAATCTGCAACATCAGAAAGATGACACTTTTAGTGGAACTGCAGCTGGCTGTAAACTGTTCGGGTTTTCCTTGACTGGAGAAACTCCTCCAAACTCACAAAATTCTG GTTCACAAGCAAGGCAACTTAGTGGGACGAGCCATTGA